The following proteins come from a genomic window of Thermoproteus sp.:
- a CDS encoding DapH/DapD/GlmU-related protein encodes MGLKSARAVVKAKYVDPEAVILGPSVVGEGSFVDAVVIGYPTRAKILGDFKALDEISEGAKIGERAILRRGSIIYEKTVLGSGVELGHNVLIREETVIGDGVRIGTGSIIEKGVKIGRNAWIQSMVYIPNGTIVEDDVFIGPNAVITNDKYPPSKRLDPVVIRRGAVIGANSTLVAGVEIGEGAVVAAGAVVTRDVPPGVVVAGVPAREIGKVDEYLRKRAIYESGQL; translated from the coding sequence ATGGGGCTCAAATCGGCGAGGGCGGTAGTCAAGGCTAAATACGTCGACCCCGAAGCGGTAATACTGGGCCCCTCGGTGGTGGGCGAGGGCTCTTTTGTCGACGCAGTGGTGATAGGCTACCCCACCAGGGCCAAGATCCTAGGCGACTTCAAGGCTCTTGACGAAATAAGCGAGGGGGCCAAAATAGGCGAGAGGGCGATATTGAGAAGAGGCTCCATCATATATGAGAAGACTGTCTTGGGCTCCGGCGTGGAGCTAGGCCACAACGTCTTGATTAGAGAGGAGACGGTGATAGGCGACGGCGTGAGGATAGGGACAGGCTCCATAATAGAGAAGGGTGTCAAGATAGGGAGGAACGCCTGGATACAGTCGATGGTCTATATACCCAACGGGACGATCGTCGAGGACGACGTCTTCATAGGGCCCAATGCGGTTATCACAAACGACAAATATCCTCCCAGCAAAAGGCTCGACCCGGTCGTAATTAGGAGAGGCGCCGTTATAGGCGCAAACTCCACTTTAGTCGCCGGCGTCGAGATAGGCGAGGGGGCCGTGGTGGCCGCCGGCGCCGTGGTCACTAGAGACGTCCCACCGGGCGTGGTGGTGGCAGGCGTCCCCGCCAGAGAGATAGGGAAAGTCGACGAATATTTGAGGAAAAGAGCCATATATGAGTCTGGACAGCTCTAA
- a CDS encoding DUF1512 domain-containing protein — MLLQTTATTTGTGLWYWIITTIVWFLAIYIYQEFYYIQRPLWQIGGFLSYLGQMIRTASSDIGNYLEKMKKQGVSRKDVEDVIRRMLDFTVIPPTNLDPFGIVPKYKNILNAYESTSEAEVAKLIGDRDTAVKNASTALEALREINYLYKVVDHYYRIARKYKLYVYAMQLSMLLPLLKEVSDALNGAVSAFMKGVPVGDSAGPLVAFNVIKACNSPTAHDGIKDTAVVECDLEGRKLYVVKARGPGSTVGRPDEGVEYVFEKLGARPKYVITVDAALKLEGEKTGEIAEGVGVAMGGIGAEKFNIESIATKYGVPLYAFLIKMREAEALTAMTKEIYDAVQTVSKRVVDFIKEKVQPGEAVLLVGVGNTVGVAQ; from the coding sequence ATGTTGTTACAAACTACGGCCACAACAACGGGCACCGGCTTGTGGTACTGGATCATCACCACTATAGTGTGGTTTCTGGCCATCTATATATATCAAGAATTCTACTACATACAGAGGCCCCTCTGGCAAATAGGAGGCTTTCTGTCCTATCTAGGCCAGATGATAAGGACGGCGTCCAGCGACATAGGCAACTACCTAGAAAAGATGAAAAAACAGGGGGTCAGCCGCAAAGACGTCGAGGACGTAATAAGGAGGATGTTGGACTTCACCGTCATACCTCCGACCAACCTCGACCCCTTTGGCATAGTGCCCAAATATAAGAATATCCTAAACGCCTACGAGTCCACCTCGGAGGCCGAAGTGGCCAAATTGATAGGCGATAGGGACACCGCCGTCAAGAACGCATCGACGGCCTTGGAGGCCCTCCGCGAGATAAACTACCTCTACAAGGTCGTAGACCACTACTACAGGATAGCTAGGAAGTACAAGCTGTATGTCTACGCCATGCAGCTGTCCATGTTGTTGCCTCTCCTCAAGGAGGTGTCCGACGCGCTGAACGGAGCCGTCTCGGCCTTCATGAAGGGAGTGCCTGTAGGCGACAGCGCGGGGCCGCTGGTGGCCTTCAACGTAATTAAGGCCTGCAACTCGCCGACTGCCCACGACGGGATAAAAGACACTGCAGTGGTGGAATGCGACTTGGAGGGAAGGAAGTTGTATGTAGTCAAGGCCAGAGGTCCCGGGAGCACTGTGGGGAGGCCCGACGAGGGCGTGGAGTACGTCTTCGAGAAGCTCGGCGCGAGGCCTAAATACGTGATCACTGTGGACGCCGCCCTGAAGCTAGAGGGCGAGAAGACCGGCGAGATAGCAGAGGGCGTCGGCGTGGCCATGGGCGGAATAGGTGCGGAGAAGTTCAACATAGAGAGCATAGCCACTAAATACGGCGTGCCGCTCTACGCCTTCCTCATAAAGATGAGGGAGGCCGAGGCCCTCACTGCTATGACTAAAGAGATATACGACGCGGTCCAGACTGTCAGCAAGAGGGTGGTCGACTTCATAAAGGAAAAAGTACAGCCGGGCGAGGCGGTCCTCCTAGTCGGCGTCGGCAATACGGTCGGCGTGGCCCAATAG
- a CDS encoding CorA family divalent cation transporter, whose translation MYVVSEEGGKYLVEFPIVELKEGDIYEEKVSMKVDRNGKALEAGRFATLDQSVSAAASSLLALADRIEAMLDELEYALESDRRVEPTEIYNLSYLVHSLYGHAASLRSLSLQLKGLGLIRPRTFEIAKAAFRRASALRRSLFDLRLLYLSQIQNSINTSMRRMTLVGTIALPAILISSIYGMNLSHLPLADHPLAVFALMALATAVFAVITYKM comes from the coding sequence ATGTATGTCGTATCTGAAGAAGGGGGGAAGTACCTCGTGGAGTTCCCAATAGTGGAGTTGAAGGAGGGCGATATATATGAGGAGAAGGTGTCCATGAAGGTGGACCGAAACGGCAAGGCCCTCGAGGCCGGGCGCTTCGCGACGCTAGACCAGTCGGTGTCGGCCGCGGCTAGTTCCCTATTGGCGCTCGCCGATAGGATAGAGGCCATGCTCGACGAGCTGGAGTACGCCTTGGAGTCCGACCGCAGGGTGGAGCCCACGGAGATATACAACCTCTCTTACCTCGTACATTCGCTCTACGGCCACGCCGCGTCTCTACGGTCGTTGTCGTTGCAACTGAAGGGTCTGGGCCTAATAAGGCCGAGGACCTTCGAGATCGCCAAGGCGGCGTTCAGGAGGGCCTCGGCGTTGAGGAGAAGCCTATTTGACCTCCGCCTCCTCTACCTAAGCCAGATCCAAAACTCCATAAATACCTCCATGAGGAGGATGACGCTGGTGGGCACAATCGCGTTGCCTGCCATATTGATATCCAGCATCTACGGCATGAACCTATCGCATCTGCCTCTGGCGGACCACCCCCTCGCCGTATTTGCGCTCATGGCGTTAGCTACCGCCGTATTTGCCGTAATTACCTACAAAATGTAG
- a CDS encoding RtcB family protein → MAPPLNKITDYIWEIPKTYKQCMRVPVRVFADSVLLEKMKTDMTLEQGANVACLPGIYKYSIVLPDGHQGYGFPIGGVAAVDANEGVISPGGIGYDINCGVRVLRTNLTEKDVRPKLKELVDEIFRLVPPGVGETGHLKLSISEFNRAIAEGVEWAIGKGFGWPEDKEFIEQRGSWDLADPSKVSDKAKNRGKDQLGTLGSGNHFLEIQVVDKIFDEKAAKVMGIEQEGQILVMIHTGSRGFGHQVATDYLMVMERKMKEWGLRLPDRELAAAPLRDKVAEDYLKAMAAAANFAWTNRQIIMHWVREAFRRVFGSIEKVGLEIVYDVAHNIAKLEDHVVDENGTIKRVWVHRKGATRAFPPGHPEIPAKYREIGQPVLIPGSMGSASWILVGTHDAMKITFGTAPHGAGRMLSREAAIRSFPPQRVRAELEKRGIIVRSAETEVISEEAPEAYKNVDLVVETAHQVGFAKKVVRQRPIGVVKG, encoded by the coding sequence ATGGCTCCGCCTTTAAATAAGATCACTGATTACATCTGGGAGATACCCAAGACCTATAAACAATGTATGAGAGTCCCCGTGAGGGTCTTCGCCGACAGCGTGCTCCTAGAGAAGATGAAGACAGACATGACGTTGGAGCAAGGCGCCAACGTGGCTTGTCTCCCCGGCATCTATAAGTACAGCATAGTCCTGCCCGACGGACATCAGGGATACGGCTTCCCCATAGGGGGCGTCGCCGCTGTCGACGCGAACGAAGGCGTCATATCGCCGGGCGGGATAGGCTACGACATCAACTGCGGCGTGAGGGTCCTACGGACCAATCTAACCGAAAAGGACGTCAGGCCGAAGCTAAAAGAGCTGGTAGACGAGATCTTCAGGCTGGTGCCCCCCGGCGTGGGCGAAACAGGCCACTTGAAGCTGTCAATCTCGGAGTTCAATAGGGCGATAGCGGAGGGCGTCGAGTGGGCCATAGGCAAGGGCTTCGGCTGGCCTGAAGACAAGGAGTTCATAGAGCAGAGGGGGTCTTGGGATCTGGCGGACCCCAGTAAGGTCTCCGACAAGGCCAAAAATAGGGGGAAGGACCAGCTGGGCACTCTGGGCTCCGGCAACCACTTCTTGGAGATACAGGTAGTCGACAAGATATTCGACGAGAAGGCGGCTAAGGTCATGGGCATAGAACAGGAGGGGCAGATCCTCGTCATGATCCACACCGGCAGTAGGGGCTTCGGCCACCAGGTCGCGACCGACTACCTGATGGTGATGGAGAGGAAGATGAAGGAGTGGGGCCTCCGCCTCCCCGACCGCGAGCTGGCCGCCGCTCCCCTTAGGGACAAGGTGGCCGAGGACTATCTGAAGGCCATGGCCGCCGCCGCCAACTTCGCCTGGACTAACAGACAGATAATTATGCATTGGGTCAGAGAGGCCTTCAGGAGGGTCTTCGGCTCCATTGAGAAAGTCGGGTTGGAGATAGTCTACGACGTAGCCCACAACATAGCCAAACTGGAAGACCACGTGGTGGACGAAAACGGAACCATCAAGAGGGTCTGGGTCCACCGCAAAGGCGCCACGAGGGCTTTCCCGCCGGGACATCCGGAGATACCGGCCAAATATAGGGAAATAGGCCAGCCCGTCTTGATACCGGGCTCCATGGGCAGTGCCTCTTGGATACTAGTGGGCACGCATGACGCCATGAAGATCACCTTCGGCACGGCTCCCCACGGCGCCGGCCGCATGTTGAGCAGAGAGGCGGCGATTAGGTCGTTCCCGCCCCAGAGGGTGAGGGCCGAGCTTGAGAAGAGGGGCATAATAGTGAGGAGCGCGGAGACCGAAGTCATCAGCGAGGAGGCGCCCGAAGCCTACAAGAACGTAGACCTAGTGGTCGAGACGGCCCATCAGGTGGGCTTCGCCAAAAAGGTAGTGAGGCAGAGGCCCATAGGCGTCGTCAAGGGCTAG
- a CDS encoding Clp1/GlmU family protein, translating into MPRVEVPEGYTALVRGPAEVVCVGGCKVFGGVFGRFEVPPYRQYPVEGPAVFEVDGGSVAFVKGSTVPEDWQMELEGIVALVGPVDSGKSALSTFLLNLHVGWGPVCVVDADVGQSDIGPPGFVSFACSTSQTPHISELKPAGGYYVGSVSLQGVEEFLVAGAAYCLKEALASSPRLVLINTPGWTTGRGVQLLMALVDATGARVVNIGERVLKGPVASKPQYVLPRGPQERRALRNLAYRRHISLSAKVDVGLDALSPCGWADGLLCPWGKYVPADVEKPEGRGREFLVPRSYLRHILAGLYRGGRLVGYGVVERISDGGAQLYVSTQDFDEVRIGKIRLDPQGLEELEPLP; encoded by the coding sequence GTGCCCCGCGTCGAGGTCCCCGAGGGCTATACGGCCCTCGTGAGGGGGCCGGCCGAGGTCGTCTGCGTCGGCGGCTGTAAGGTCTTCGGCGGGGTCTTCGGGAGGTTCGAAGTGCCTCCGTATAGGCAGTATCCCGTTGAGGGGCCTGCCGTCTTTGAGGTCGATGGCGGGTCGGTTGCCTTCGTGAAGGGCTCAACCGTGCCTGAGGACTGGCAGATGGAGCTGGAGGGGATCGTAGCGCTCGTGGGCCCTGTGGATTCGGGGAAGAGCGCCCTCTCCACCTTTCTCTTGAACCTACACGTGGGCTGGGGCCCCGTCTGTGTGGTCGACGCCGACGTGGGCCAGTCCGACATAGGCCCGCCGGGCTTCGTCTCCTTCGCTTGCTCCACGTCGCAGACGCCCCATATATCCGAGCTGAAGCCCGCTGGCGGGTACTACGTGGGCTCTGTGAGCCTCCAGGGCGTCGAGGAGTTTCTAGTGGCTGGTGCCGCCTACTGCCTCAAGGAGGCCCTCGCCTCGAGCCCCCGCCTGGTTTTAATAAACACGCCGGGGTGGACCACAGGGCGGGGCGTCCAGCTCTTGATGGCTCTGGTCGACGCCACGGGCGCCCGCGTGGTGAACATCGGCGAGCGTGTGCTGAAGGGCCCCGTGGCCTCCAAGCCCCAATATGTCCTCCCCAGAGGGCCTCAAGAGAGGAGGGCCCTTAGGAATCTCGCCTATAGGCGCCACATATCGCTCTCTGCGAAGGTCGACGTGGGCCTCGACGCGCTTTCCCCCTGCGGGTGGGCCGACGGCCTTTTGTGCCCTTGGGGCAAATACGTGCCGGCTGACGTGGAGAAGCCGGAGGGCAGAGGCCGTGAGTTCTTGGTGCCTAGGAGCTATTTGAGGCACATATTGGCGGGCCTCTATAGGGGCGGCAGGCTGGTGGGCTATGGGGTGGTCGAGAGGATATCAGACGGCGGGGCCCAGCTGTATGTCTCCACTCAAGACTTCGATGAGGTGAGGATAGGGAAGATAAGGCTGGACCCCCAGGGCTTGGAGGAGCTGGAGCCTCTGCCCTAG
- a CDS encoding alpha/beta fold hydrolase, whose amino-acid sequence MDCAVEPSVVPFKGGWIFKVIEMPAASSQSAVVMLHGFTGTHIETGRLYVDIARSLCALGFPTVRFDYRNHGDSSGPFEDFDIDNAVEDAEFIVRGLLESGFKRLALVGFSMGGAVALSAYLKFPEAVGTLVLLAPAVNPSGTPLAEAVRASSGDYFYFGPYRMKRANLLKQMSHNLMHVADLIKAPTLLIHAKDDQAVPYAHSEEFYRRLKAPKRLVSFDRGGHTFEDFAVRSAIIKEIGDWLRAYL is encoded by the coding sequence ATGGATTGTGCGGTCGAGCCCTCGGTGGTTCCCTTTAAGGGGGGCTGGATCTTTAAGGTCATCGAGATGCCCGCCGCCAGCTCGCAGTCGGCCGTGGTGATGTTGCACGGCTTTACCGGCACCCATATAGAGACGGGGAGGCTCTACGTCGATATAGCCAGATCTCTCTGCGCCTTGGGCTTCCCCACGGTCAGATTCGACTATAGGAACCACGGCGACAGCTCGGGGCCCTTCGAGGACTTCGATATAGACAACGCGGTGGAGGACGCCGAGTTTATAGTGAGGGGCCTCTTGGAGTCCGGCTTCAAGAGGCTGGCCCTTGTGGGCTTCAGCATGGGGGGCGCCGTGGCCCTCAGCGCCTACCTCAAATTCCCCGAGGCCGTGGGGACGTTGGTGTTGTTGGCCCCAGCTGTGAACCCCTCGGGGACTCCGTTGGCGGAGGCCGTGAGGGCGAGCTCCGGCGACTACTTCTATTTCGGCCCCTATAGGATGAAGAGGGCCAACCTCCTCAAGCAGATGTCCCACAACTTGATGCACGTGGCCGACCTCATAAAGGCGCCGACCCTCTTGATCCACGCCAAGGACGACCAGGCCGTGCCCTACGCCCACAGCGAGGAGTTCTACAGGAGGCTCAAGGCGCCCAAGAGGCTCGTGTCGTTCGATAGGGGCGGCCACACCTTCGAGGACTTCGCGGTCAGGTCCGCAATAATTAAGGAAATCGGGGACTGGCTTAGGGCGTATCTCTAG